From one Enterococcus sp. DIV2402 genomic stretch:
- a CDS encoding ABC transporter ATP-binding protein → MIELKDVTFQQQKHIILNRLSFVFPKQQFILVTGDSGSGKSTLFRLIAGFAQLSYTGKILLDGKNLATASMKEKAQTVGMVFQNPSQQFTMRTLRKEIIFALENLGLAVSEINRRMNHALALGETSHLADREINQLSGGERQRAALTVILAIDAPILILDEPFASIDSESRLRLIQKLKQLRNQGKTIILSDHDWLGYQEVVDQVVELTKGKLHTCSLDKLDATTCFYLHPSKDKRPPFFDLQKVQIQRNKQLLLETSWQLNKGITTLTGANGAGKTSLLKAMSQLEKYRGKMFLNGKKLRKKRQLYQTMSLVVQDAAKQFVTLTVQEELLFSKNQNPEIRAKQQEALAYFKIDGTQSLFHLSEGQKKIVQLISMLSLDLEFLLLDEPFAGLDQKACRYFVEWIQEQSNQQDFLIVTHRLAPLAGISHHHIVLEKQALQVGERS, encoded by the coding sequence ATGATTGAATTAAAAGACGTCACTTTTCAGCAACAAAAGCACATCATTTTGAATCGTTTGTCGTTTGTTTTTCCAAAACAGCAATTTATTTTGGTGACAGGAGATAGTGGGAGCGGTAAATCAACCTTATTTCGGCTCATTGCGGGTTTTGCTCAACTTTCTTATACGGGCAAAATTTTATTAGATGGTAAAAATTTAGCAACTGCTTCGATGAAAGAAAAAGCGCAAACAGTGGGGATGGTCTTTCAAAATCCTAGTCAACAATTTACTATGCGAACACTACGTAAAGAAATTATTTTTGCGTTAGAAAATTTAGGTCTGGCCGTTTCTGAAATAAATCGCCGAATGAACCACGCGTTAGCACTAGGTGAGACCTCACATTTGGCTGATAGGGAAATCAATCAGTTATCTGGTGGCGAGAGACAACGAGCAGCTTTGACCGTTATTTTAGCCATTGATGCACCAATTTTAATCTTAGATGAACCTTTTGCTAGTATCGACTCTGAATCACGCTTGCGTTTGATTCAAAAGCTAAAACAACTACGCAATCAAGGGAAAACCATCATTTTAAGCGATCATGACTGGTTAGGGTATCAAGAGGTGGTCGATCAAGTCGTGGAATTGACCAAGGGAAAACTGCATACATGTTCACTTGATAAACTAGATGCAACCACTTGTTTTTATTTGCATCCATCAAAAGATAAGCGACCGCCATTTTTCGATTTACAAAAGGTACAAATCCAACGAAATAAGCAATTGTTGCTTGAGACAAGTTGGCAATTAAACAAAGGGATTACCACATTAACAGGAGCAAATGGGGCTGGTAAAACTTCCTTGTTAAAAGCCATGTCTCAACTAGAAAAATACCGAGGTAAAATGTTTTTGAATGGCAAAAAGTTAAGAAAAAAACGCCAACTTTATCAAACCATGTCATTAGTTGTCCAAGATGCTGCTAAACAATTTGTAACGTTAACCGTTCAAGAAGAATTGTTGTTTAGTAAGAACCAAAACCCAGAAATCCGTGCAAAACAACAAGAAGCATTAGCTTATTTTAAGATTGATGGTACGCAAAGCTTGTTTCATTTAAGTGAAGGGCAAAAGAAAATTGTGCAATTAATTAGTATGCTCAGTCTGGATTTAGAGTTTCTTTTGTTAGATGAACCCTTTGCTGGTTTAGATCAAAAAGCGTGTAGGTATTTTGTAGAATGGATTCAAGAACAATCGAACCAACAGGATTTCTTAATTGTGACACATCGTTTAGCGCCATTAGCTGGTATTAGTCACCATCACATTGTGTTGGAAAAGCAAGCGTTACAAGTAGGTGAACGTTCATGA
- a CDS encoding ECF transporter S component: MQKWSLQQVVLLAFLAFLFGGVFMGAGVLYSLLNAALTPLGLSPFANEILFGLWTMAAPVAGMLVPRKGSATLGELLAALAEMLYGSYFGPGVLLSGLIQGFGTELGFMVTKYQRYDKVALFYGAIGTTVLSFIYEFFKFGYGTYGLGMVAALFAVRFISVVFFGVILVTQIMKIYQKIQDARVSVS, encoded by the coding sequence ATGCAAAAATGGTCATTGCAACAAGTGGTTTTACTCGCATTTTTAGCGTTTTTATTTGGTGGGGTATTTATGGGGGCAGGCGTCTTGTATTCGCTGTTAAATGCTGCGCTCACACCGCTAGGACTCAGCCCGTTTGCCAATGAAATTCTATTTGGCTTATGGACAATGGCGGCACCGGTGGCAGGAATGTTAGTGCCAAGAAAAGGCAGTGCTACTTTAGGAGAGCTATTAGCGGCGTTAGCTGAAATGCTGTACGGTTCGTATTTTGGCCCAGGTGTTTTATTATCTGGTTTGATTCAAGGTTTTGGTACGGAATTAGGGTTCATGGTGACAAAATATCAACGTTACGATAAAGTTGCTTTATTTTATGGAGCGATTGGTACCACTGTCTTAAGCTTTATCTATGAATTCTTCAAGTTTGGTTATGGCACATACGGTTTAGGCATGGTAGCAGCACTATTTGCCGTTCGCTTTATTTCGGTCGTCTTTTTCGGTGTCATTCTAGTTACACAAATTATGAAAATCTATCAAAAAATTCAAGACGCTAGGGTATCTGTTTCATGA
- the menA gene encoding 1,4-dihydroxy-2-naphthoate polyprenyltransferase, translating into MSLKNFLEVVEIRTKVASLFPFLIGVLYSLAHFNEFHGFYTVLFFIGMLTFDMTTTAINNYMDFKKAHSDTYKYEQNVIGRERISPALVRKMILIMLGISAIIGLLLSMMTGWLFLIMGGMVCLVGIFYTFGPIPVSRMPLGELASGLTMGLGLFAMTVYLNTVNQRVFYLDISFKNNSFSLSGQFWGILAIFVASLPLVFTIANIMLANNLRDLETDIENDRYTLVYYIGREKGVQLFQIMMYACYATILVGFLFWVFRWPILIVFVSLPKVRRNLIAFQETLPQPKSFGYAIQNMVLFNASYVLALLLSLLF; encoded by the coding sequence ATGTCACTGAAGAATTTTTTAGAAGTTGTTGAGATCCGTACAAAAGTTGCGAGTCTTTTCCCATTTCTTATCGGCGTGCTGTATTCATTAGCACATTTTAACGAATTTCATGGGTTTTATACGGTGTTGTTTTTCATCGGAATGTTAACTTTTGATATGACTACTACAGCGATTAACAATTATATGGACTTTAAAAAGGCACATTCAGATACTTATAAATATGAGCAAAATGTGATTGGTCGTGAACGAATCTCACCTGCGTTGGTTCGTAAAATGATTTTAATTATGTTAGGAATTTCAGCGATTATTGGGCTATTATTAAGCATGATGACTGGCTGGCTCTTTTTAATCATGGGCGGGATGGTTTGCCTAGTTGGAATTTTCTATACATTTGGTCCGATTCCTGTTTCACGTATGCCATTAGGTGAACTTGCGAGTGGCCTAACAATGGGCTTAGGTTTATTTGCGATGACAGTTTATTTGAATACCGTCAATCAACGTGTCTTTTATCTAGATATTAGTTTTAAAAATAATAGTTTTTCATTAAGTGGTCAATTTTGGGGGATTTTAGCAATTTTTGTGGCATCCTTACCTTTAGTATTTACGATTGCCAATATTATGTTGGCGAATAACTTACGCGATTTAGAAACAGACATCGAGAATGACCGCTATACATTGGTTTATTACATTGGTCGTGAAAAGGGCGTACAGTTATTTCAAATCATGATGTATGCTTGTTATGCTACAATTTTAGTAGGCTTTTTATTCTGGGTATTCCGTTGGCCGATTTTAATCGTTTTTGTGAGTTTACCAAAAGTGCGCCGTAATTTGATAGCGTTCCAAGAAACCTTGCCACAACCTAAAAGCTTTGGCTATGCGATTCAAAATATGGTATTGTTTAATGCAAGCTACGTATTAGCATTATTATTGAGTTTACTTTTTTAA
- a CDS encoding FAD:protein FMN transferase: MKKKLGLLLVALLTVVSVAACRNTTKENATTESSVSVAKGLREKPYAKEEFLLGTYVRIRVYDEGKEEALAPAFERIAELGDKITINQAGSEIDAINEQAGIAPVTVSDDIYDLLKHAYEYSVESNGGYNMAIGAITQLWRIGFDDARKPEQSEIDEALKHIDYHKVTFNDADKSVYLEEKGMIIDLGAIAKGYIADEAANVLKENGVTSAIVDLGGNILVVGHSWRGENEDWNVGIQDPNNARGTILGSIKESNKTVVTSGIYERYLEVDGEKYHHIFNSKTGYPYDNDIASATVITEKSIDGDGLTTVIFDKGVKAGLEYIEQNTPKGTDAIFVTKEGRVYVTDDIKDTFKLDKDSGYTMGDRSELK; the protein is encoded by the coding sequence ATGAAGAAAAAGTTAGGTCTACTCTTAGTAGCACTCCTTACAGTTGTAAGTGTTGCTGCTTGTAGGAACACCACCAAAGAAAATGCCACCACCGAATCTTCTGTTTCCGTTGCAAAAGGCTTACGTGAAAAACCTTATGCGAAAGAAGAATTTTTGTTAGGGACATATGTCCGCATTCGTGTTTACGATGAAGGAAAAGAAGAGGCGTTAGCACCTGCATTTGAGCGTATCGCAGAATTAGGAGATAAGATTACCATTAATCAAGCTGGTTCAGAAATCGATGCAATCAATGAGCAAGCAGGAATTGCCCCTGTCACTGTGTCAGATGATATTTACGACTTGTTAAAACATGCGTATGAATATAGTGTGGAATCAAATGGTGGCTACAATATGGCCATTGGAGCGATTACACAATTATGGAGAATTGGCTTTGATGATGCCCGAAAACCTGAGCAATCAGAAATTGACGAAGCATTAAAACATATTGATTATCATAAGGTTACTTTTAATGATGCCGATAAATCTGTGTATTTAGAAGAAAAAGGTATGATTATCGATTTAGGTGCTATTGCCAAAGGATACATTGCTGATGAAGCAGCCAACGTCTTAAAAGAAAATGGCGTGACATCTGCAATTGTCGATTTAGGTGGAAATATTTTAGTGGTTGGTCACAGTTGGCGTGGAGAAAATGAGGATTGGAATGTTGGTATTCAAGATCCTAATAACGCACGTGGAACAATTTTAGGATCAATCAAAGAAAGCAATAAAACGGTTGTTACTTCGGGGATTTATGAACGCTATTTAGAAGTAGATGGCGAAAAATACCATCATATTTTTAATTCCAAGACGGGCTACCCCTATGATAATGATATTGCCAGTGCAACTGTTATCACAGAAAAATCTATTGATGGCGATGGATTGACGACAGTTATTTTTGACAAAGGCGTTAAAGCAGGACTGGAATATATTGAACAAAATACACCAAAAGGCACGGATGCTATTTTTGTAACCAAAGAAGGCAGAGTATACGTGACTGATGACATTAAGGACACTTTTAAGTTAGATAAAGATTCTGGCTATACGATGGGTGACCGCAGCGAACTTAAATAG
- the pplA gene encoding extracellular electron transfer flavoprotein PplA gives MKTRKFMVGMTVFAFSALVLGACSPDNNGESGASSSAASSEVVESSTTTSSTATESSAAEPGVVLQDGTYNLEEKNYNNGYRVVFSMEVKDGKIVESNYDNVNEEGKSKVEDADYNKNMQDKAGMSPEEYIPKLNEEFLAAQSADGVDVVTGATHSSHSFQNYAQQLVQAAQAGDTATIEIDNGAELKDGTYTLEEKNYSNDYRVVFSIDVKDGKIVESKYDNVNEAGESKVENKEYNEMMKSKAGVSPEEFIPKFNEALVAQMANEDGTPGDVEVVSGATHSHHTFVLYAEQLINAAEKGDTATIEVDNFVEQ, from the coding sequence ATGAAAACAAGAAAATTTATGGTAGGGATGACAGTATTTGCTTTCTCAGCATTGGTGTTAGGAGCATGTTCACCAGATAACAATGGCGAAAGTGGCGCAAGTAGTTCAGCCGCTTCTTCAGAAGTAGTAGAATCATCAACAACAACTTCTTCAACAGCGACAGAATCAAGTGCAGCAGAACCTGGAGTTGTTTTACAAGATGGTACGTATAACTTAGAAGAAAAGAACTATAACAATGGATACCGTGTTGTTTTCTCTATGGAAGTAAAAGATGGCAAAATTGTTGAATCTAACTATGACAATGTAAACGAAGAAGGCAAATCAAAAGTTGAAGACGCTGATTACAACAAAAATATGCAAGACAAAGCTGGCATGTCACCAGAAGAGTATATTCCTAAATTAAATGAAGAATTCTTAGCAGCTCAAAGCGCTGATGGCGTAGACGTAGTGACTGGAGCAACACATAGCTCTCATTCATTCCAAAACTATGCACAACAATTAGTTCAAGCCGCTCAAGCTGGCGATACAGCAACAATTGAAATTGACAATGGTGCAGAACTAAAAGATGGCACGTACACATTAGAAGAAAAAAATTACAGCAATGACTATCGTGTTGTATTCTCAATTGACGTAAAAGACGGTAAAATTGTTGAATCTAAATACGATAACGTGAACGAAGCTGGCGAATCAAAAGTTGAAAACAAAGAATACAATGAAATGATGAAATCAAAAGCTGGTGTATCACCAGAAGAATTTATTCCTAAATTCAACGAAGCTTTAGTTGCACAAATGGCTAATGAAGATGGTACACCAGGAGATGTTGAAGTAGTATCTGGTGCAACACATAGTCATCACACATTTGTTCTTTATGCAGAGCAATTAATCAACGCGGCAGAAAAAGGCGACACAGCAACAATTGAAGTGGATAACTTTGTAGAACAATAA
- a CDS encoding NAD(P)/FAD-dependent oxidoreductase, which translates to MTKKNIVVVGAGYSGVSATKFLAKKLKKDSDVTITLIDRHSYHTMMTELHEVAGGRVEPDAIQYDLQRLFARKKNVQLVTDTVTSIDKENKVVTTKLGSYPFDYLVLGMGGEPNDFGTPGVKENGFTLWSFEDAVRIREHILSTVAKAALEPDVAVRKAMLTFVVCGSGFTGIEMIGELIDWKDRLAKDYKLDPSEITLKVVEAMPTILNMLGRNDAAKAERYLKAKNVELVLNAPIVEVAPDYIKLKDGSTIPTHTLIWTAGVKATSDAADFGLEKARGNRLVANEYMEAKGYEDKNIYVIGDLVFYEEFPNTPTPQIVQAAEQTGHTAASNIVAAIKGGEKHKFKGNYQGFMVSVGAKWGVANLFNKIHLSGFLAIIMKHIVNLKYFFDIRSGYYMFQYMMHEFFHIKDDRNVARGHTSRYGNVLWSVPLRIFYGLVWLLEAFKKIVGEGEWLKPSTWFGEGSWFQGDSVFPWTWDYQAATDAASSASADVASAASGATDAGAGAVETVAHFGLSYGYGEQPMAVLEKAPDWFVSVMKVVMPNMEVAMFFQKMMVFIEIGIALAIIAGLFTWLFSATTIVLVATFCLSGMFFWVNIWFIPVAFALMNGSGRAVGLDRWVIPWLQRTLGNWWYGKPKSMYGQK; encoded by the coding sequence ATGACAAAGAAAAATATTGTCGTTGTCGGTGCTGGATACTCTGGTGTATCTGCAACTAAGTTTTTAGCTAAAAAGCTTAAAAAAGATAGCGATGTCACTATCACGTTAATCGACCGCCACTCTTATCATACGATGATGACTGAGCTCCACGAAGTTGCTGGAGGACGTGTAGAACCAGATGCCATTCAATACGACTTACAACGCTTATTTGCCCGTAAGAAAAATGTACAATTGGTCACAGATACGGTGACATCAATTGACAAAGAGAACAAAGTCGTAACAACAAAATTAGGTTCATACCCATTTGACTATTTGGTTTTAGGAATGGGTGGCGAGCCAAATGACTTTGGTACTCCTGGCGTTAAAGAAAATGGCTTTACATTATGGTCATTTGAAGATGCCGTTCGCATTCGTGAACACATTTTATCAACTGTTGCCAAAGCTGCCTTAGAACCTGATGTAGCCGTTCGTAAAGCTATGCTAACATTCGTTGTCTGCGGTTCTGGGTTTACTGGAATTGAAATGATTGGTGAATTAATCGACTGGAAAGATCGTCTAGCGAAAGATTACAAATTAGATCCAAGCGAAATTACTTTAAAAGTTGTTGAAGCAATGCCAACCATTTTAAATATGTTAGGTCGTAATGACGCTGCTAAAGCAGAACGTTACTTAAAAGCCAAAAATGTTGAGTTAGTTTTAAACGCACCAATCGTTGAAGTTGCACCAGACTACATTAAATTAAAAGATGGTTCAACTATTCCAACACATACGTTAATTTGGACAGCTGGGGTTAAAGCAACTTCTGATGCAGCAGACTTTGGGTTGGAAAAAGCTCGTGGAAATCGTCTAGTTGCTAATGAATACATGGAAGCAAAAGGTTACGAAGATAAAAATATCTACGTTATCGGTGACTTAGTATTCTACGAAGAATTTCCAAATACACCAACACCACAAATCGTTCAAGCAGCCGAACAAACTGGTCACACAGCTGCAAGCAATATTGTTGCAGCAATTAAAGGTGGCGAAAAACATAAGTTTAAAGGCAACTATCAAGGATTTATGGTTTCTGTCGGTGCTAAATGGGGCGTGGCAAACTTATTCAATAAAATTCATTTAAGTGGTTTCTTAGCTATTATCATGAAACATATCGTAAACTTGAAATATTTCTTTGATATTCGTTCTGGTTACTATATGTTCCAATATATGATGCATGAATTCTTCCATATTAAAGATGACCGCAACGTAGCACGTGGACATACTTCTCGTTACGGAAACGTCTTATGGAGTGTACCACTACGTATTTTCTACGGTTTAGTTTGGTTACTAGAAGCCTTCAAGAAAATTGTGGGTGAAGGTGAATGGCTCAAACCAAGTACCTGGTTTGGCGAAGGTTCATGGTTCCAAGGTGACAGTGTCTTCCCTTGGACATGGGATTATCAAGCAGCAACGGATGCTGCAAGTTCAGCAAGTGCTGATGTTGCCAGTGCTGCAAGTGGTGCAACCGATGCGGGTGCTGGTGCAGTAGAAACAGTCGCTCACTTTGGTTTAAGTTATGGTTATGGCGAACAACCAATGGCCGTACTTGAAAAAGCTCCTGATTGGTTTGTTAGCGTGATGAAAGTCGTAATGCCAAATATGGAAGTTGCGATGTTCTTCCAAAAAATGATGGTCTTTATTGAAATTGGAATTGCACTTGCCATTATTGCAGGTCTTTTCACTTGGTTATTTAGTGCCACAACAATTGTTTTAGTTGCAACATTCTGTCTATCAGGAATGTTCTTCTGGGTAAATATCTGGTTTATTCCAGTTGCCTTTGCTTTAATGAATGGTTCTGGTCGTGCAGTCGGATTAGACCGTTGGGTAATTCCATGGTTACAACGTACACTGGGTAATTGGTGGTACGGAAAACCGAAATCTATGTATGGTCAAAAATAA
- a CDS encoding NusG domain II-containing protein, with amino-acid sequence MNMKEFIKNSRLKPWDGVIVLVLIVSSFLPIILFSMQQTAESAVVEKRAILRVDGEEIKTFDLIEGQETFTYLYEDDDGDSNLIEIQGDRIRIKEADCGDQICVRRGWASKNGETIVCLPHKLVIEIQTADGSDMDDLIY; translated from the coding sequence GTGAACATGAAAGAATTTATCAAAAATAGCCGATTAAAACCATGGGATGGTGTCATCGTTTTGGTCTTGATTGTGAGTTCTTTTTTACCCATTATCCTTTTCTCTATGCAACAAACAGCCGAATCGGCAGTTGTCGAAAAACGGGCGATTTTACGTGTTGATGGAGAAGAAATTAAAACCTTTGATTTAATTGAAGGGCAAGAAACATTTACTTACTTATACGAAGATGACGATGGCGATTCAAATTTAATTGAAATTCAAGGCGATCGCATCCGCATTAAAGAAGCCGATTGTGGCGATCAAATTTGTGTCCGCCGTGGTTGGGCATCAAAAAATGGCGAGACCATCGTGTGCCTCCCGCATAAACTTGTAATTGAAATTCAAACAGCAGATGGGAGTGACATGGACGATTTAATTTATTAG
- a CDS encoding Gx transporter family protein yields the protein MSRLRRIIFIALLVAQGVIIGLIENMIPYPFAFAPGAKLGLANLITIIALFTMPKRESFMLLWMRLILTTLLGGTISTFLYSMSGALLSYGGMLLVKQLGPKRVSIIGISATGGFMHNVGQLVTASWIAQSWTVMLYLPILSFLGILSGIAIGISANYLLQRVDTLRRFQTEYEEQTHVSWKT from the coding sequence ATGAGCCGATTACGAAGAATTATTTTTATTGCGTTACTAGTTGCTCAAGGAGTCATTATTGGCCTGATTGAAAATATGATTCCCTATCCTTTTGCTTTTGCACCGGGAGCCAAATTAGGTTTAGCCAATTTAATTACAATTATTGCTTTGTTTACAATGCCTAAACGAGAAAGTTTTATGTTGCTTTGGATGCGATTGATTTTGACCACTTTACTTGGGGGAACTATCTCAACTTTCTTGTATAGTATGAGCGGAGCATTATTAAGTTATGGTGGGATGCTCCTCGTCAAACAGCTTGGGCCAAAACGCGTCAGTATCATTGGTATCAGTGCAACTGGGGGATTTATGCATAATGTTGGACAATTGGTCACTGCTTCATGGATTGCCCAATCATGGACGGTTATGCTTTATCTGCCAATCCTTTCGTTTTTAGGCATTTTATCGGGTATTGCGATTGGTATCTCTGCAAACTATCTATTACAACGTGTTGACACCTTGCGCCGCTTTCAAACTGAATATGAAGAACAGACACACGTCTCATGGAAAACGTAA
- a CDS encoding polyprenyl synthetase family protein, protein MKIHPMWQAYPRLQPELTQTLALMENAIQLKNKPVQQAILEMIQAGGKLLRPAYQLLFSQFGPEQDRQKAVALAAAIEMLHTATLIHDDIVDEADVRRNLPTVRAKFDNTTAVYAGDYLFVSCFKLMADYAGSMKSLQLNSRSMEKILSGELGQMDNHYNVDMTVDAYLENISGKTAELFALSCFIGALESGTTTHFAKKASEIGQQIGMAFQMIDDILDYSQSATTIGKPVLEDVRQGIYSLPLLYALQENRAALVPLLEKKEAMTHEDAQYVHQLVHDLGGVTKAQALAADYTKQAIKGINKLPNNSLQTKETLLSITESILTRQN, encoded by the coding sequence ATGAAAATTCATCCAATGTGGCAGGCGTATCCACGCTTACAACCAGAGTTAACTCAAACCTTGGCATTAATGGAAAACGCCATCCAATTAAAAAACAAACCTGTGCAGCAGGCCATTTTAGAAATGATACAAGCAGGTGGAAAACTTTTGCGTCCAGCCTATCAGCTCCTTTTTTCCCAATTTGGTCCTGAGCAAGACCGGCAAAAAGCGGTCGCTCTTGCAGCTGCAATTGAAATGCTCCACACAGCAACTTTGATTCATGATGATATTGTTGATGAAGCTGATGTTCGTCGGAATTTGCCGACCGTACGTGCCAAATTTGATAATACAACTGCTGTTTACGCAGGGGATTATCTTTTTGTCAGCTGTTTTAAATTAATGGCCGATTATGCCGGCTCAATGAAAAGCTTACAACTAAATTCGCGCAGTATGGAGAAAATTCTGTCTGGTGAATTAGGTCAAATGGACAATCATTACAATGTAGATATGACGGTAGATGCGTATCTCGAAAATATTTCCGGTAAAACTGCCGAACTCTTTGCTTTGAGTTGTTTTATCGGAGCTTTGGAAAGTGGTACAACAACTCATTTTGCCAAAAAGGCTAGTGAGATTGGGCAACAAATCGGGATGGCTTTTCAAATGATTGATGATATTTTAGATTATAGCCAATCAGCTACTACCATTGGCAAACCCGTACTAGAAGATGTACGCCAAGGCATTTATTCCTTACCTTTATTGTATGCGTTACAAGAAAATCGTGCGGCTCTTGTTCCTTTATTAGAAAAAAAAGAAGCCATGACTCATGAAGACGCACAATACGTTCATCAACTGGTGCATGACTTAGGTGGCGTAACCAAAGCACAAGCGTTAGCTGCAGATTATACCAAACAAGCCATTAAAGGCATTAACAAATTACCAAACAATTCTTTGCAAACCAAAGAAACCTTATTGTCAATTACTGAAAGTATTTTGACGAGACAAAACTAA
- a CDS encoding DUF2316 family protein, producing the protein MSLTKSELTQTRTEMAKNYEQLNMSPIDIQKALNFSPLDLKNALEVVPHYNPTNVWKLRDYLEEKLKEQGKPFYPFSILTINRYYPYEKNW; encoded by the coding sequence ATGAGTTTAACTAAAAGCGAATTAACCCAAACTAGAACTGAAATGGCTAAAAACTATGAGCAACTCAATATGTCACCAATCGACATTCAAAAAGCATTGAATTTTAGTCCCTTAGATTTAAAAAATGCCTTAGAAGTAGTGCCACATTATAATCCGACAAATGTTTGGAAATTGCGTGATTACTTAGAAGAAAAACTAAAAGAACAAGGCAAACCATTTTATCCTTTTTCGATTCTTACGATAAATAGATATTATCCCTATGAAAAAAATTGGTAG
- a CDS encoding energy-coupling factor transporter transmembrane component T family protein — translation MNQQTLGYHSGKTVLHRLNATAKMLFLLIVTIATMTTYDTRFLVFVGVASLGLFKLGNIQWHQISFVMKFILFFSLLNILAIYLFEPEYGVSLYGTRHVLWIGWGRFTFTQEELFYLGNVALKYFSTIPLALTFLLTTNPSSFASSLNKLGISYKISYAVALALRYIPDIQEDFFSISQAQQARGLEMSKKGKFSQRITGISQIVLPLIFSSLDRIETISTAMELRRFGQKKKRTWYVEEPFKVSDYLVIVLALSLFLITLALFHVNGGRFYNPFM, via the coding sequence ATGAATCAACAAACATTAGGTTATCATTCAGGTAAGACAGTTTTGCATCGCTTAAATGCTACAGCGAAGATGCTTTTTCTATTGATAGTAACTATCGCTACAATGACAACATACGATACGCGCTTTTTAGTGTTTGTAGGTGTAGCTTCATTAGGATTGTTTAAATTAGGCAATATCCAGTGGCATCAAATTTCCTTTGTCATGAAATTTATTTTATTTTTTTCGTTGTTAAATATTTTGGCAATCTATTTATTTGAACCAGAATATGGCGTTTCTTTGTATGGTACACGGCATGTATTATGGATAGGCTGGGGACGTTTTACCTTTACACAAGAAGAATTATTTTACCTAGGTAATGTCGCACTGAAGTATTTTAGCACGATTCCATTAGCATTAACATTTTTGTTAACCACCAATCCTAGTAGTTTTGCGTCCAGTTTAAATAAATTAGGTATTAGCTATAAAATTAGTTATGCTGTAGCGCTGGCATTACGTTATATTCCTGATATTCAAGAAGATTTCTTTAGTATATCCCAAGCGCAACAAGCTCGTGGCTTAGAGATGTCAAAAAAAGGAAAATTTTCGCAACGAATAACAGGCATCTCTCAAATTGTATTACCTTTAATTTTTTCAAGTTTAGATCGAATTGAAACCATTAGTACTGCTATGGAATTGCGTCGTTTTGGTCAAAAGAAAAAACGCACGTGGTATGTAGAAGAACCTTTTAAAGTGAGTGATTATCTAGTTATCGTCTTAGCGTTAAGTTTGTTTTTGATAACATTGGCGTTGTTTCATGTCAACGGAGGTCGTTTTTATAATCCGTTTATGTAA